The following nucleotide sequence is from Triticum dicoccoides isolate Atlit2015 ecotype Zavitan chromosome 7B, WEW_v2.0, whole genome shotgun sequence.
CGAATCCAAGCTCAAACGCATGCTGGAGACCGGCCTCGGCAGGAAACTCTTGATCATCTTGATCGAGTCCGACAGGAGGTCGTCGTTGGTGTCAGCGTCCACTTTCTGCCGCCGGCGTATGGAGCCGTCTTGCTTTTCCTTGGTCGCCCCGTTGCTTCTGCCAGTGCTTTgtgtactgtcaggtggaggagagGCATTTGGCGATATTTCGCTGCCAATACCTTGGGAGCTTCCCTTGCTGTACAAGGACATTTCAGTGCTGCAATCCATGTCGTCTCCTCTTTCAGAACTCAGGCCGTAGTAGCTCTGCAAGCTGCTCATTGCAAGCGATGACTGCTGCTGTCTAGACTTAACTGAATCTAGCGAATCCACAATGTCCCTGTTTTGCTGATTGTTCGGAGCCCACGCTctgcaagcaaaataaaataaaatggagaATAAGCTTAAAACATGTGCTTTTACAACTGCAGTTATTAGTAAAAATATGTTTGGTATGGCAGAACAAAGGCTCATCTATCAACGAAAACATTCAAAGTAGGGTGAAATGTCATGATGTGCAGCAAGTCGGAATGCTACACATGCAAAAAGATAGTGCAACAAGCCAAGTACCAATTTATGTACCGCTAAAATGAGTCCTCTTTATGGCACATTAATTTGATATTAGAAAATCGGCACCAACAAGAAAACAGGTTGCAGTTTATATATAACTGACCAATAATCAACAACAACAAAACTTACGGTCTGTGTGCTACAGCAGGTAGGAAAAATAACTAAAAACACATGGAACAAATTAACATGAGGAAATGTTTACCTTTTCGATCGCAGGCTGGAGCCATTCAGCTTCACAGAGGACGGCATGGGCCTTCCTGGTAGAGGTATGAGCAATGCCTTGTGAGCATACATCTGGCTGTCGGTCACAAGACTGTTTGCCCTCTTGATGTCAGATATCTACACACAAAAAAGGTAATTTTAACACGATAACCAAACTCACTGTATCTGCACTTTAGAGAAAaccagccataataataaaactccaaTTAAGTAAACCACCACGGCGAATGTGAGGTCGAATCTGCAATGCAGATACAGAGATGTTTTGTCGCACGCCAAGATGAGCACAACACCCTGAACTCGGTAAGTGTTTTGCATCGCATTACATACATGATGAGGAGCGAGGTAAAGGCTCGGCACTAGGCAGCTGCAAACTATGGGAAATATGAGGAGCATAATGTTTGGATCTTGTCACAGACAAGTGCTCTCTTCTGTCGTGCCTGGCACTCCATATCCTACTGTATTTTCCTACCAGAACTGAAAATTCCTTCATAATAGTATTGTTCCTACCAAAACTGAAAACTCTGTACGCGCAGCCCAGCACCAGCCAAATCATAGCAGAGCACAGCAGATACCAGACAGTCAGGGAATGAGGGAGAGCGAAGTTACCTCGACGCCGTACTTGATGGCGATGCCGGCGAGCGTGTCCATCCGGGAGACCTGGTGCTGGAGGAAGTCGTGGCCGTCGTCCACGGGCGAGCAGCaggacgcgggcggcggcggcgaggacggcggcgtcCGCTCCGGCGAAAGCAGCAGCGCCCTGCCCAGCCCTCCTCCGCGGGGCCCCCCGTAGAACTCGTCGGACAGCGGGTGCGAGATCCCCATGCCGACCGCGCAACCAACCAATCAACCAGGAAAAGAAACCCCCCTTCCTGTCGGCGGCCCGAAATCGCGCAGGGGAGGGAGATCCCGACGGCCGCGAGGGGATGGTGCCTCCGGGGGAAATGCGGAGGGGAGGGGCAGGGGAGGCTGCGAGGGTGGGTAGCTGGGGTTGGAGGGTGGGTGGCCTTTGCTTGTCGACGGGGGagtaggaggaagaagaggagccaaGCAAAAGCAAAGCCTCCTCTGCTCTCCCCTGCTCCTTAATCAATCGTCGGCGCAAAGATTTGATTTTTATTCTAGTACTAACCTCCTGCTGCAGCTTCCGTTTCCGTTACGCGGTCCGCGGAGGAGCTGGGGGTGCACGTGGCCGTCGTGTTCCACGGTCCACTTCTCCCCTCGCCGACTGCCGCAGCTTCCTCCTCCTCACACGCTcccacataaataaataaataaataaataaataaagagtcGTTTTTTTCGTTGAGAAATAAACAGTAGTACAAGAAGAGAGAAAAAGAATGGCTAGGTCAACGAGAGGGAGCACCGACGCAGCCGGCAGAAACGAACAAGTGGTTGATTAAACTCTTGCACAGTTTAATTAGTGTAAGTATATATTCTGACACTGCTtcagaagaagaagatgcttaaggtGAACATGTCAAACCAACAGGAAACCTACTCTACCAGTCGCAACACTTTCTAAACATTAAGCAAACTGCCGGCTTGCAGAGTTGTGTACACGCAGTAATCAGTTTGGTATATAAAATGAAAACCAGAACAATATTTGACTGTTTAGATCCTCAAATACAGGAAACCACGAAAGGAGCATATGttaatttcttctttttcttcttcttacaaAACCAAAAAAGAGCATATGCCCCATGCATATTTCTTTGGATTTCTTTAAAAAATAGAAGAATCAGAATACACCATCTGAAGACATTTATCTGCCTACCATTTGTTTTTGGTCAGATGGCCTGGGGCCAGATTGTGCCAAACTGTGCCCAACCACAAAGACAAAGGCATCACCTCTCTGACCAAGTGCATCCTACTACTACTAAACTACAAAGGCGCTAGCACCACACAGGAGAGCTAGTTGCATTGACCAAGTAGACTTATTTCATGAGTGCTTGTGCTTCCCTGGACTGGCTGGCCAGTCAAACCTGGCTTACCAGCCAGCCAGTTGTTGCACACATGGGCATCCATCTCACTCGCATCAGACCTACTACTAGTTAACACAACAACAGGAGAGAACAGCAAAAAGAAACAAACATGTACAAGTACATATGAGAAGCTCCTTAGGAATCTTCATGCCTTCATACAAAAGCTACCCTACCTTGCCTGGCAGCATCATGTTTGTTGGGGAGATGGAAATGAACCTGTCAGTCCTTAATGTTTGATTATCATCATGCAGCTCTGTTAGGCGTGAAGTGCTGCTGTACCATCTTAGGTACACAAAGGGTACGATTCTTCTTAAACTGAAGCTCTCTTTTTCCTTGCAAAAGTAAGTAAAACATTTATATCAAGAAAAAAAAAACCTAAGCAATTTCAGGGGAGTTCAGATAAGCCACCATGCAGTTTTAACCAAAAATACCTACCTCCAGTTCACAAGATTTGTGTTCTTTTACAGTTAGGTACCACTCAACTTTATCATTGCTCATGTGCAGACCTGAAAGTGATGTGCTCTTTTCTCAGTTAGGTGCAAATGCAGTCAGAGATACACCATTGTCAAACTTATGTTGTACTAACAGATCTACCGATCTTAGTTATATTCTTGTCCAGTTAACTGGTACATATATATAGTTTGGACTATGAAAACATCCAATCAAAGAGGTCGAGAGCACGTGCCATCATCAAACCTCATGACTCTTTTGACTTTTTttgtgagttatataattttgaatTCAGAGTTCTGACTTGGCATCATGCAGTCTGCCACACAGAAAAGCACCACTGGATTATCAATTTATCCCTCGATTCCAAACACCATGAAAAAAACATCTGCTCCCTCcgatacaaagttgtactaaagcaaCGTCAATTAATTTGAATTGGAGGGAGTACATTAATTTGAAttggagggagtacatttttttTATGAATCTATGATGAAAATAGAAAAAGAGAACTGAAAAAGATCCAGTGCTTTAGATGAAGATGCTTAAGGTGAAGATGTCAAACCAGCAAGAATCTACTCTACGACTCCAATACTTTTCAAACATTAAGCTACCAGAGTTGTGTACAGGCAGTAATCAGTTGGTAAAATAAAAACCAAAACAACTTGTGACTATTTTGAGTTGGTGTAAACTGTAGCCAAAGACAAAGCTGTTTAGATCCTGAAAtacaggaaatataataataaaaaagAGCATGTAATTtcgtcaaaataaaaataaaaaagagcatATACCATATGTCCCATGCATATTTCTTTTGATTTCTGAAAAATCAAAATTAAAATACACCATACGAAGACATCTGTCCACCTTCTGATTTGGTTAGATGGTTTGGGCCAGATTGTGCCAAACTGTGCCCAACTACAAAGACAAAGGCATCAGTCACATCTTTGACCAAGTGCATCTTACACCGTAAATTGCGCTCCTACTACTATATAGATGAATTAGATGCTTTTCCTGGACTGGCGAGTCAAACCTGGCTTACTTGTCTGTCGGCCAGTTCATGCATGCATGGGCATCTAACTCACTGGTAtctgatctactccctccgttcctagatataagtctttgcacagattccactaggtggactacgtACGGAGGAAAATGAATGAATCTGCACTTaatatgcatctatatacatccgtatgtggacttacattttggaacggagggagtagttattaacagAACAGGAGAGAACAGCAAAAAGAAACAATCATATAGAAGCACATATGAGAAGATTCATCGAATCTCCATGACTTCACAGAAAAGCTACCTTTACCTAgcatcatcatgtttgtttgacagAAAGAAGAAAATCAACGAAAATTCGTTTCTGAGCCCAGGCTCAGCTACACCTGATATCTTAGCCATCCAGTGACATGTGGATCTGCGCTGTAACTTGTATTCTATCAGGTATTCCCACTGTATGCAACATAAACTTATTGTGGGCCATCATCTCATTTTATGTGGCTGCCGTTGCCACGGGCTAAAGGAACAGCTCGTCCCTCACGGCTCTGGATTTTCCTTGGGCCATCCTGGTCCGTCTGCGCTCCAGCCTGACATTCAAAATTTGAATTGCAGCACGCTACACTAGGCCCTGCACAAGCTGCCTGTGCGCCACGTGTTTCTTCCATTCCCATGAAACCTACCATACGTCGGCACTAGCCACACATTTTTTCCGGCAACAAATTTAATCAAACCATCTCGCCTGTACGCCACAAATTCACTCAACCAAGCGTGCAAAAAACACTACGATCACAGAAACGCCAACGTTTTCATAACCAGTTTATTTAGAATTTCTCACTCCATAGTGACACCATTTGTTCGATCTCTCCGAACACAACGAACAAACACACAATGTTTACAGTCTTACAACATGGAGGAACAAGCATGGACAGCACACCAGAAAAATCCCCAGATCAAGCTATAGCCCAACAAATTTAATTCTGCACGCCACCTAATGGTCATGTGCATGTGTTCCGGCAGTGCCCCTCGATCCCACAGTTTTTACACTTGCCGGGCTTTACATGGCTGCTTTGGTGCATCCCCGGGCATGTCGTTCTTTTCTGACCTTCCCATCATCTGATGCTACAGAATCTTCGTGCGTTTGCACAGCCCTTCTCCCGACTGTTTGTCAACCTGCCTGTGTGCTCAAACTCGCCACACTCACACTCAAATTCAGTCCCGTCTTCCTTGATGTTGACCTCATACACCACTCTACATCATTTTTCACGTTTGGCAGCATTGTTGTGTGTCAGATATTTCTTCCCCCTTTCAATCTCATTAACCTTCTATGAAGTCCCTTCGATGAGTACCTTGCCCAAACCGCTTGAACATAGCCTTTGTGTATATTTTGCTCGCATGATGCTCAATAGCCAGATTTGTTCACCTCACAGCACCTACATGTAAGATCAACTTCCAAAGGTCATCACAGGCAAAATAAGATGCCAAATCAAAAATATTTACCCAAAAGATTTATGTCTTCGACATACTCGGACCCATATACTTACAATCATAGTTCTTTTCTACTCATAGCTCTCCTCCCTCTCACCCATCGAACTAGAGATGAATGTACTGCCTCAGAAATATAAGCATAGCGCTCTCGCTGCATTTGGTGCTTGTCATCTTAGCGCAGAACACACCCTTGAAGTAAGGCTTTGCGCACTTAGTTCTAACTAGAAGCGGTTGCGTGCTTTGCTGCGCCGCCTAGACTGTACTTAACCTTCTTTTCCGCGGAAGTGAAAAGGTTGGTTTGACACATGCACTGATGCATTAGTAGTTAGCAAAGACACTCCGACTCAGCTGTGAGGATTTTGGGCTTCTCCAATTATTGCTTGCTAATTCTTTGACCAAACGGTCATTGGATGATAAGCACTCATCCAAAATTTGCTTGTTTGAGGTGGATTGACTTATCAAAGGACCAACATGGGCATCCAATCTATCTGCTAGATCTCCCAAGACACCTACTAAGTCTTCATCACAGAATCATCCCTGAAACGGCGAGAGATAATTTTAGAAAATTATTGTGTTGAATTATGAGTCGCATTGAGGTGAAATATTTGTCCATTGTTGTGATAACAATTCACTGCCAGTGCTTATAATAAAATAATGAGACCGGTCATCATATGGGTGTGGCATCGGTTGGCTTAGATGATCGAGGGAGAGATTTTGTTATGGCAATAGTGTAAGCTGAGTATAAGTGCGACAACACCGTCCTAACAGTATTTGGTACTGCCCCTCTTAGTGGCAATTTGATGGCAAACAACATAAAAATGGCCAGGCTTAGTCCATTTACAAGAAAAAAATTCCAAACTTTAGTCTGAAGTCCATTAATAACTGAAAGGCCAACACTGCAATCTAAGGTAGCAATTCATAATCAGAAGTTCAGCAACATAAAAATTTAGAAAGGCTTAACTTGACCAAGCATGCTGTCTAAATCAGCTTAAATTTATTCAACACCTTTCCAGGTTCTACCATATTGTTAGAACTGCAGGTCCCTATCACTACGTGATTGGACATTTGTCAACCCATACCCCCACTTTAGAGAAAATTGCTTATATATCACTGAAAAATGCCTAGTTTCATCATATCCACTGAAAAACATTATTCATTCGATACGACTCGCTtccaaaatctcttcattattttccttCACTGTTAGATGGGAGTTAATGAGCTTACACCTAGTGCGTACCATTTTGTCGTGGTTTAGAAGTGCCATTTTGCACCATCTGTGCACGGTGTGTGGATACACTTTTTAATTGCAACTTCAATAGCTCTCTTTTGATCTGCACAATTTGTCAAAAAGAACTACTCAGCATCACCAAACGCAAGAGAAGCACAAATAAATACTGCCAGGCAAAGTTAGTACAGTGCAAAACCTTGTTTGTTGCAGATATGCCCATCATCCTAAGAAATTCTGCGAACACCCACTCAAAACTTTGTACTTGCTCATCTCTCATCAGCACCCTAGCCAGTATAACACTCTGGAAATGGTGGTTCACCCGAACAAAAAGACCGAATGGCGTGTCATACAGACTCGTCTTGTCACTGCACCTGCATGACCGGCTGTTCTTCACCTCCGGCTTCCCCTGCACATCAAGGTCCACCAAATAAGTAACCAACGGAAACTCACTTCGCCAAGAATCATCGTTTGTCAAAAAACAAAATGAACATCAAAGCATTATCTCTCACCGCACAGCCGGACAGGATCTCCTGCATTATCTTCGTCCTCTTATCGTTCAATCTACTCTTACCATAGTGTATCCCAAAGCCAACCACCCACGAAGACAAATTGTAAAAGTCAGACGCCTCACCCGACAAGTCAAAACTCAGACCAAGTTCAGGTTTCACCACACTCTTACTAAGTTCTTCTGCATATTTCTAGATGGATTGTTCCAGGGCGGTGTACTCCCCAGCCTCAACCTGAATTTTGACACAATCGTGGTATAAATCGAACATTGCATGAATAATCAAATCCTACAGAAAATTATCCACTCTAATATTCGCAGTGCACGAAACATTTATCACACTACGCCAAAACACTCGATGAGTGCTGAAAATAATCTTTGCCAGACTCCTTAGCAATTTTTACTTCCTACAAAAAGATTGCCGCATTGAACTGATAAGAAATTTGTTTGCATTACCTTGGTCCAGCCAGGTGCTTCGTGATTCACCTTCCCTGTGGATTGTAGAGACCTCGTTGGCGAAGCATTCTTCCTTCGCCGGATCTCGCATCCCGATGTCCCAGGGCTGCAGTCCCCTAAACGCCGGGCACAGCCAGACCCGTAGTTCGAATCCGCCGGCTACGGCGGTTGTACCTCGCGGCGTGGCAGTAGCGCCAACGGCACCGGATCTGGATGTTCCAAATTATCTGCTGGCTCCTCTCTTAGCGGAAACCTGGGACGCAGCAAACGAGTCACCAGCGGTCGCCGCACACGCCATACACATGGGAACTCCCCTTTCCTGGTCGTGGTCGGTTTCACCGCTTGTCAGCCGCCCACACCACAATTTCCCCATTTGGTGGACCCCACACACACGTCCACTGCCGTGACGGCTCAGGCTAGCACGGAACGACCTCGAGCGTTCTGTTCCACGGCCCATGACAGAAAAAGTAACGCCCTGTCCCACGGCCCAGCCCACGCGGTGCCGCCGTCTGGAGGTCCTGGGGCCCCTTCATCTCAacgtccacgcggatgtggtcGGGAAGGCCCCCGACGAAGAGCTCCGCCCGCTGGAGTGCTGTCACCCTCGGTGCGTGACACGCCAGAGCCTGGAAGCGATCGGCGAAATCCTGGACCGTGGAGGTGAAGGGTAGACGGCCTAGCTCGGACAAGCGACTGTCGCGCCGTGGCGGTCCGAAACGAAGGAGACACAGCTCGCAAAAGCGATCCCAGGGAGGCATGCCGCCCTCATCCTGCTCGAGAGCGTAGTACCAGGTCTGTGCGGCGCCCCGAAGGTGGTAGGACGCGAGCCAAGTCCGCTCGgacgccggtgtcctctgtccccgGAAGAACTGGTCACACTGGTTTAACCAGTTAAGCGGGTCGTCCGAACCGTCGTAGGTG
It contains:
- the LOC119341482 gene encoding uncharacterized protein LOC119341482, which gives rise to MGISHPLSDEFYGGPRGGGLGRALLLSPERTPPSSPPPPASCCSPVDDGHDFLQHQVSRMDTLAGIAIKYGVEISDIKRANSLVTDSQMYAHKALLIPLPGRPMPSSVKLNGSSLRSKRAWAPNNQQNRDIVDSLDSVKSRQQQSSLAMSSLQSYYGLSSERGDDMDCSTEMSLYSKGSSQGIGSEISPNASPPPDSTQSTGRSNGATKEKQDGSIRRRQKVDADTNDDLLSDSIKMIKSFLPRPVSSMRLSLDSSSPDSAAKSNGGSFLDGFKSVVRRSPSAPSFADSENGGGVSMWSSSKWTFNHESFTRPLLDGLPKPSPGRRVKAALD